A region from the Candidatus Hydrogenedentota bacterium genome encodes:
- a CDS encoding RNA polymerase sigma factor, producing MSAPTPADLLARCVSGDDSARAQFYGDYVDVIRKAVARTLHRYGVLADSGDEMEDLANEVFAKLLADNCALLDRVRSGRSIQAWLIVIARNHVIDHLRRASLRNRAATTLIRDVEPAYVPSHAVTAIAGERIEAVRAGVAGLETRDRLALELYFLQGLTYAQMADILRENVNTVSARVRRAKGKLRQILERQGIIEP from the coding sequence ATGTCCGCTCCGACTCCGGCCGACCTATTGGCACGGTGCGTGTCCGGTGATGATTCGGCGCGCGCGCAATTCTACGGCGACTACGTGGATGTCATTCGCAAAGCCGTCGCGCGAACGCTTCACCGTTATGGCGTGCTGGCCGATTCCGGCGATGAAATGGAAGACCTCGCAAACGAGGTGTTCGCAAAGCTCCTCGCAGACAACTGCGCGCTACTTGATCGCGTTCGTTCAGGCCGGTCGATCCAGGCGTGGCTCATTGTAATCGCGAGAAACCACGTCATCGACCATCTACGCCGCGCATCGCTACGCAATCGCGCAGCGACCACACTGATTCGCGACGTCGAGCCGGCGTATGTGCCGTCCCACGCGGTTACGGCCATTGCGGGCGAACGTATCGAAGCGGTGCGCGCCGGCGTTGCCGGCCTCGAGACCCGGGACCGACTTGCGCTCGAACTGTATTTCCTGCAGGGGCTTACTTACGCGCAGATGGCTGATATACTGCGCGAGAATGTAAATACCGTGAGCGCGCGCGTCCGGCGCGCAAAAGGCAAGTTGCGCCAAATTCTCGAACGCCAGGGAATTATCGAGCCATGA
- a CDS encoding DEAD/DEAH box helicase has product MPNPSQKYENLGQLAASRITVEASRAMAAAIQETGGREVFFAGVLNADHRVAQVRVLARGHESAVPAVFDGLKTGEVVIHNHPSGNIAPSEADLQLSSIYGFHGHGVYIVDNNASRVYVVVEPFIEDARQKVDVSDLARDLAPGGPLSREVPLFEVRPQQERMMEAVAEAFNTDGIAVVEAPTGVGKTFAYLLPAIQWAVRNKERVVVSTKTINLQEQIIHKDIPVLRRALGAEFSAVLVKGRNNYLCWRRLQRALSEATLFSDADEQNALRAIADWAERTTDGSLSDLPFVPPKDVWGNVCSEADSCRLSNCPNPKKCFLGRARREVAKADILVVNHHMLFSDLAIKREVGNFSALAVLPSYRRAIIDEAHSVEDSATEYFGAEATRAGSLALIARFIRTDRGRERGLLPFLALKLVKDKSNLTMPEIEKILDVIENQLQPALAASRDALIAAFDAIRHLTAERCGQMGREIKWRLTQDVLHDEDLREIHAVYVLPAVEEVARCAECATGLADLLKHAKAEDHVSEPPFVTELYQLEAYRDRLLKLANTLAEGTSETLAPNSVRWIEIETGNTNVVRIVRCPLEIAEPLADWVYGNLHSLVMTSATLSVRRRFDYFNARVGLDRVPERTPVGVAIDSPFDFQTQALLCVPTDLAAPDERAFHDDTVESVRQILKITKGHAFILFTSFYALDYAHGRLEKELKAAGITALKQGAAARTRLLDRFRSDTSSVLFATDSFWEGVDVPGDALQCVVLTKLPFRVPTEPILQARSEAIEEAGGNAFMDFTVPQAVIKFRQGFGRLIRRKTDRGAIVVLDRRVTTKHYGKVFLESLPGIRVVSGPSEGVYLALRKFFDAKSV; this is encoded by the coding sequence ATGCCTAATCCGTCACAGAAGTATGAAAACCTCGGGCAACTGGCCGCGTCGCGCATCACGGTGGAAGCGTCGCGCGCGATGGCCGCTGCCATCCAGGAGACCGGCGGGCGCGAAGTGTTCTTCGCGGGGGTCCTCAACGCGGACCACCGCGTCGCGCAGGTCCGTGTGCTGGCCCGTGGACACGAAAGCGCGGTGCCCGCGGTATTCGACGGACTCAAGACCGGAGAGGTCGTGATACACAACCACCCGTCGGGGAATATCGCACCATCCGAAGCGGACCTGCAGCTATCGAGTATCTACGGATTTCATGGGCACGGCGTGTATATCGTCGATAACAATGCGTCGCGGGTCTACGTCGTTGTCGAGCCGTTCATTGAAGACGCGCGGCAGAAAGTGGACGTCTCCGATCTTGCGCGCGACCTCGCTCCGGGAGGGCCGCTATCCCGAGAAGTGCCGCTGTTCGAGGTGCGCCCACAGCAGGAGCGGATGATGGAAGCCGTGGCCGAGGCGTTCAACACCGACGGGATTGCCGTCGTCGAAGCGCCCACGGGAGTCGGGAAGACGTTTGCCTATTTGTTGCCCGCGATCCAATGGGCCGTGCGCAACAAGGAACGCGTTGTCGTATCGACGAAGACTATCAACCTGCAGGAACAAATCATCCACAAAGACATCCCCGTGTTGCGGCGGGCGCTTGGAGCGGAATTTAGCGCCGTGCTGGTCAAAGGGCGGAACAACTATCTTTGCTGGCGAAGATTGCAGCGTGCGCTATCCGAAGCGACTCTGTTTAGCGATGCCGATGAACAAAATGCGTTGCGCGCGATTGCGGACTGGGCGGAGAGGACGACCGACGGAAGCCTGTCCGATCTGCCATTCGTGCCTCCAAAGGACGTCTGGGGCAATGTATGCTCCGAGGCGGATTCGTGCCGGTTGTCAAATTGTCCCAATCCGAAGAAATGTTTTCTGGGCAGGGCGCGGCGCGAAGTCGCCAAGGCGGACATTCTCGTCGTCAACCACCACATGTTGTTCTCCGATCTGGCGATCAAACGCGAGGTCGGAAACTTCTCCGCGTTGGCCGTGCTGCCGTCCTACCGCCGCGCCATCATTGACGAAGCGCACAGCGTCGAAGATTCCGCGACAGAGTATTTCGGCGCGGAAGCGACGCGGGCAGGGTCGCTTGCGCTGATCGCGCGGTTCATTCGCACGGACCGCGGCCGCGAGCGAGGGCTGTTGCCGTTCCTCGCTCTCAAGCTGGTCAAGGACAAGAGCAACCTCACCATGCCTGAAATCGAGAAGATTCTCGATGTCATCGAAAACCAGTTGCAGCCCGCGCTGGCCGCGTCGCGCGACGCGTTGATTGCGGCGTTCGACGCCATCCGGCACCTGACCGCGGAACGCTGTGGGCAGATGGGCCGCGAAATCAAGTGGCGTCTGACGCAGGACGTGCTGCACGACGAGGACCTGCGCGAAATTCACGCCGTATACGTGTTGCCCGCCGTCGAGGAGGTAGCGCGATGCGCGGAGTGCGCGACGGGGCTTGCAGACTTGTTGAAGCACGCGAAGGCAGAGGACCACGTCAGCGAGCCGCCTTTCGTAACGGAACTGTATCAACTCGAAGCCTACCGGGACCGGTTGCTCAAGCTGGCCAATACGCTGGCGGAAGGTACGAGCGAAACCCTTGCGCCGAATTCGGTACGTTGGATTGAGATCGAGACAGGAAACACCAATGTCGTTCGGATCGTTCGATGCCCACTCGAGATTGCAGAGCCGCTGGCCGATTGGGTGTACGGCAATCTGCATTCGCTCGTGATGACCTCCGCGACCCTAAGTGTGCGCAGGCGGTTCGATTACTTTAACGCGCGTGTCGGGCTGGACCGCGTGCCCGAACGGACTCCGGTGGGCGTAGCCATCGATTCGCCGTTCGACTTTCAGACGCAGGCGCTGCTCTGTGTGCCCACGGATCTCGCTGCGCCGGACGAACGCGCGTTCCACGATGACACCGTCGAAAGCGTGCGCCAAATTCTAAAGATTACGAAAGGCCACGCGTTCATTCTGTTCACCTCGTTTTATGCGTTGGACTACGCCCACGGGCGCCTGGAGAAGGAGCTCAAAGCCGCGGGCATCACCGCGCTGAAACAAGGCGCCGCTGCGCGCACGCGGCTGCTCGACCGGTTTCGCAGCGACACGTCGAGCGTCCTCTTTGCGACCGACAGCTTCTGGGAAGGCGTAGACGTGCCAGGCGACGCCCTGCAGTGCGTCGTACTGACCAAGCTGCCGTTTCGGGTGCCGACCGAGCCGATTCTTCAGGCGCGGTCCGAGGCAATCGAGGAGGCCGGCGGCAATGCGTTCATGGATTTCACGGTCCCGCAAGCGGTCATAAAATTTCGTCAAGGCTTCGGCCGCCTCATTCGCCGCAAGACCGATCGCGGCGCAATCGTCGTTCTTGATCGCCGGGTGACGACAAAGCACTATGGAAAGGTATTTCTGGAGTCGCTTCCAGGAATCCGCGTCGTTTCAGGGCCAAGCGAAGGAGTGTACTTGGCCTTACGGAAATTCTTCGACGCGAAGAGCGTGTGA
- a CDS encoding glucose-6-phosphate isomerase, giving the protein MNLDIKIDISRAMADAVGEEHGVTKAELKEIEPRIAEAHAILRKERNDGVYGFWGLHEDTPTLADVKSTAADFLKRGYENFVVLGIGGSALGTTALVTALRSKFYNLLSKRARGNHPRIFVMDNIDPDTFKRLMKLCPPQKTLYNVISKSGNTAETMSQLMIAVEAIEKKLGKGAVKDHVVVTSNPRGQGASKSLLHPVADEYDLKCFAMPLNVGGRFSVFSTVGLFPAAMLGMDLDGLFEGCAAMDVRCARAELRENPAYLRAAIQYLSDTKKGKVMSVMMPYSDALRDVADWYCQLWAESLGKKNSLDGREVYIGQTPIKALGATDQHSQIQLYREGPNNKLINVIEVAKFDSSLKIPNTLASLAELEYLRGKTMNKLMAAELHGTIDALTLSKRPVSRITLPRVNEHTVAQLLYMLEAETAMAGRLYNVNTFDQPGVEEGKQIARKLMGGKG; this is encoded by the coding sequence ATGAATCTCGATATCAAGATCGATATTTCCCGCGCGATGGCCGATGCCGTCGGCGAAGAACATGGCGTAACCAAAGCGGAATTGAAGGAGATCGAGCCTCGTATTGCAGAGGCGCATGCGATCCTGCGCAAGGAGCGCAACGACGGCGTTTACGGTTTCTGGGGTCTGCACGAAGACACGCCGACGCTGGCCGATGTGAAATCCACTGCGGCGGATTTCTTGAAGCGCGGGTACGAGAATTTCGTAGTGCTCGGCATCGGTGGGTCCGCGCTGGGGACAACCGCGCTTGTGACCGCGCTGCGCTCGAAGTTCTACAACCTGCTTTCAAAGCGGGCGCGCGGCAATCATCCCCGCATTTTCGTAATGGACAACATCGATCCCGACACGTTCAAGAGATTAATGAAGTTGTGCCCGCCACAAAAAACGCTCTACAACGTCATCTCGAAATCCGGCAACACCGCGGAAACCATGAGCCAACTCATGATCGCCGTCGAGGCGATCGAGAAGAAGCTCGGCAAGGGCGCGGTTAAAGACCATGTCGTGGTTACATCCAATCCACGAGGGCAGGGCGCGTCGAAAAGCCTGCTGCACCCGGTTGCGGACGAATACGATCTGAAATGCTTTGCGATGCCGCTGAACGTCGGAGGCCGTTTTTCCGTATTCTCAACAGTGGGACTGTTCCCCGCGGCGATGCTGGGCATGGACCTCGACGGCCTGTTCGAGGGCTGCGCCGCGATGGACGTCCGCTGCGCAAGGGCCGAGTTGCGCGAAAACCCGGCCTACCTCCGCGCGGCCATCCAGTACTTGTCCGATACAAAGAAGGGCAAGGTCATGTCGGTAATGATGCCGTATTCCGACGCGTTGCGCGACGTTGCGGATTGGTATTGCCAGTTGTGGGCCGAAAGCCTCGGAAAGAAGAACAGTCTCGACGGCCGCGAGGTCTACATAGGGCAGACGCCCATTAAGGCACTCGGCGCGACCGATCAGCACAGCCAGATTCAGCTTTATCGTGAAGGGCCCAACAACAAGTTGATCAACGTAATCGAAGTGGCGAAGTTCGATTCGTCCTTGAAAATCCCGAACACGCTCGCCAGCCTGGCCGAGTTGGAGTACCTGCGCGGCAAAACCATGAACAAGCTCATGGCCGCGGAACTGCACGGGACAATCGACGCGTTGACACTGAGCAAGCGGCCTGTCTCGCGCATCACGCTCCCGCGTGTCAACGAGCATACGGTCGCGCAACTTCTGTATATGCTCGAGGCCGAGACGGCGATGGCAGGCCGTTTGTACAACGTAAACACATTTGACCAGCCGGGTGTTGAAGAGGGCAAACAGATCGCGCGAAAACTAATGGGAGGGAAGGGGTGA
- a CDS encoding GNAT family N-acetyltransferase has product MHSIETPRLRLQLVTLELFDLCIEGNQRDAERCAGVFMCDDWMRDVAYLKRRRDQLAADPSYMPWCVRMIVLKETNSVIGQIGFHTPPAPPELRAIAPGGIEFGYRIYVPHRRNGYAREAAVGMMRWASMERGIDSFVVSISPDNAASQALARSLAFVKVGQQLDDVDGIEDVLVLNGPALRRAIAS; this is encoded by the coding sequence ATGCATTCTATCGAGACACCGCGGCTCCGGCTTCAGCTTGTCACGCTCGAGTTGTTCGACCTCTGCATCGAGGGGAATCAACGCGATGCAGAGCGCTGCGCAGGCGTGTTCATGTGCGACGATTGGATGCGCGATGTCGCGTACCTGAAGCGGCGCCGTGACCAGTTGGCAGCCGATCCGTCCTACATGCCGTGGTGTGTGCGCATGATCGTGCTCAAGGAAACGAATTCGGTCATTGGACAAATAGGCTTTCACACGCCTCCCGCCCCGCCGGAACTGCGTGCGATCGCCCCCGGCGGCATCGAGTTTGGGTATCGCATATACGTTCCCCATCGTCGGAACGGATACGCAAGGGAAGCCGCGGTGGGTATGATGCGGTGGGCTTCGATGGAACGGGGAATCGACTCGTTTGTTGTGTCCATCTCTCCAGACAATGCCGCATCGCAAGCGCTGGCACGATCCCTCGCGTTTGTGAAGGTAGGTCAACAATTGGATGACGTGGACGGCATCGAAGATGTACTGGTACTCAATGGCCCGGCGCTGCGCAGGGCCATCGCTTCCTGA